The following are encoded together in the Bradymonas sediminis genome:
- a CDS encoding CDP-alcohol phosphatidyltransferase family protein produces the protein MSWIALIDSTRHTDTAHPGLLVAGLSLLERAVRLAKVSGCERAIIAASPARRVAIETLANAIDFDIEVAVFETESSALSDLLLQAAARDAALARGDASLLVLRSTTVYDRGLIHTKELDAADQSAQLRPILSTLDGDPAHLLEIPAPLVSQWLTRARETGFEALSDVTRAGSVDVRASQKWQAAVSDLPSAKAAEDRLWNSCRKDIDGIISRLLNRSISLAISRRIAHTGIHPNHISVVTFSLGIIAAVCAAMGGYTWFVLAGIAYQTNSVVDGVDGELARIKYEFSLLGEWLDTLSDDFKDVLFYGGLGIGAWRTAEFPIDSLGPETWLWLGGISVAGKLVSMVAYYTWLIANKRGDLLAFEWSFETKSESESTALTRAMSNFKYLTKNDFIVFFAMMMAFFAALPYFLFIVAPGQFFIAMSVMIQRIQGSKSKVSS, from the coding sequence ATGAGCTGGATTGCCCTTATTGATTCAACCCGCCACACAGACACGGCCCACCCGGGTCTGCTCGTGGCGGGTTTGTCGCTTCTTGAGCGCGCGGTGCGCCTGGCCAAGGTCAGCGGCTGCGAGCGCGCCATCATCGCGGCCTCTCCCGCCCGGCGCGTGGCCATTGAAACCCTCGCAAATGCCATTGATTTCGATATCGAGGTCGCGGTTTTCGAGACCGAGTCATCGGCCCTGAGCGATCTTCTGCTACAGGCGGCCGCGCGCGACGCCGCGCTCGCCAGGGGCGATGCCTCGCTTCTGGTGCTCCGCTCCACGACGGTCTACGACCGCGGACTCATCCACACCAAAGAGCTCGACGCCGCCGATCAGAGCGCACAGCTGCGGCCCATCCTCTCGACCCTCGACGGCGACCCGGCGCACCTGCTCGAGATCCCCGCGCCTTTGGTGTCCCAATGGCTCACACGCGCGCGGGAGACGGGCTTTGAGGCCCTCTCAGACGTCACGCGCGCCGGCTCCGTCGATGTGCGGGCCAGCCAGAAATGGCAGGCCGCGGTGAGCGATTTGCCCAGCGCAAAAGCCGCAGAGGACCGCCTGTGGAATAGTTGCCGAAAGGATATCGACGGCATCATCTCTCGCCTGCTCAACCGCTCGATAAGCCTGGCCATCAGCCGGCGCATCGCGCACACAGGCATCCACCCCAATCATATCTCGGTCGTGACCTTTAGCCTGGGCATCATCGCGGCCGTGTGCGCCGCGATGGGCGGCTATACCTGGTTTGTGCTCGCCGGCATCGCCTACCAAACCAACTCGGTGGTGGACGGCGTGGACGGCGAATTGGCGCGGATAAAATACGAGTTCAGCCTGCTCGGCGAGTGGCTCGACACGCTGAGCGACGACTTTAAGGATGTGTTGTTTTACGGCGGCCTGGGCATCGGCGCCTGGCGCACGGCCGAGTTCCCCATCGACAGCCTCGGGCCCGAGACCTGGCTATGGCTCGGCGGCATCTCGGTGGCCGGAAAGCTCGTCTCGATGGTCGCCTATTATACCTGGCTCATCGCCAACAAGCGCGGCGATCTGCTCGCCTTTGAGTGGAGTTTTGAGACGAAGTCAGAGAGCGAATCGACCGCGTTGACGCGGGCGATGAGCAACTTCAAATACCTGACGAAGAACGACTTTATCGTCTTCTTCGCCATGATGATGGCCTTCTTCGCGGCCCTCCCCTACTTCCTCTTCATCGTCGCTCCGGGGCAATTCTTCATCGCCATGAGCGTGATGATTCAGCGGATTCAGGGGAGCAAATCGAAGGTAAGTTCGTAG
- a CDS encoding PilZ domain-containing protein produces the protein MQHIFSNTDSRAKARPSMSISSGPGAPMFEAGPHTRIRRAPLQAIAAVSVADGPREIFGRVLNISPGGCLLQTETTLESGTFVELNITVLGQEDPIRVEVAGVIRRQVTGQSRRQYGVEFLAVDSNDKKSLQWLYAQASS, from the coding sequence ATGCAGCATATTTTTTCGAATACAGACAGCCGCGCAAAAGCCCGCCCCTCGATGTCGATCAGCAGCGGCCCGGGCGCCCCGATGTTCGAAGCCGGCCCGCATACCCGCATTCGCCGCGCGCCCCTGCAGGCCATCGCAGCGGTAAGCGTGGCCGACGGGCCGCGCGAGATCTTCGGCCGAGTGCTCAATATCAGCCCCGGCGGCTGCCTCCTTCAGACCGAGACCACCCTTGAGTCGGGCACCTTCGTGGAGCTCAACATCACGGTGCTTGGCCAGGAAGACCCGATTCGCGTTGAAGTCGCCGGCGTGATCCGCCGCCAGGTCACCGGGCAGAGCCGGCGCCAATACGGCGTCGAGTTCTTGGCCGTCGACTCCAACGATAAAAAATCACTGCAATGGCTCTACGCTCAGGCGTCGAGCTAA
- a CDS encoding hydroxysqualene dehydroxylase yields the protein MSQSVAIFGGGVAGLTAAHELIERGYRVSVYERRDIYGGKARSMGIGEPGVDGRHPLPGEHGFRFFPSFYRHLQDTMKRIPFGDNPKGVYDNLVATKQVLIARAGAAEIQLPANLPDSMGDWINVFRVMFGDMLGIPRHEILFFIDRMLQILCACEERRLDEYEQIPWWDFIEADTKSTEYQNLLGRGLTRSLVAMQAEKSSTRTVGVIYLQLVFGVAAPWLDADRLLDGPTNDVWIDPWVQYLTQLGVNFCPETTIEAFDCDGEEITGVRANGPNGTFEVSADYYIAALPVEAMIDLVTPIMKEGAPSLANLDLLETSWMNGIQYFLDRDVPLAHGHGIFIHSEWALTTVSQGQFWKDVDLSRYGDGRVDGILSVCISDWDTPGLLYGKPASQCSPQEIKDEVWAQLEVHINDSARPILHEANILDWHLDPAISYPDPGSPDAAVNAEPLLINTVGSWEHRPEAVTGLDNFFVASDYVRTNTDLATMEGANESARRAVNGILERGNSRERRCKIWTLDEPPIFAPMRVYDRLRYEMGLGQAGR from the coding sequence ATGAGCCAGTCAGTAGCGATTTTTGGAGGGGGTGTCGCTGGGTTAACCGCGGCCCATGAGTTGATCGAGCGCGGCTATCGCGTCAGCGTCTATGAGCGCCGCGATATCTATGGCGGCAAAGCGCGAAGTATGGGGATCGGTGAGCCGGGGGTGGACGGGCGCCACCCGCTGCCCGGAGAGCATGGTTTTCGCTTCTTCCCCAGCTTTTATCGCCATCTTCAGGACACGATGAAGCGCATTCCTTTCGGGGATAACCCGAAGGGCGTTTACGATAATTTGGTCGCCACCAAGCAGGTGCTCATCGCGCGGGCGGGGGCCGCTGAGATTCAACTTCCGGCGAATCTTCCCGACTCGATGGGCGATTGGATCAACGTCTTTCGAGTGATGTTTGGCGATATGCTGGGCATTCCCCGGCACGAGATCCTCTTCTTTATCGACCGGATGCTCCAAATTCTATGCGCCTGTGAGGAGCGCCGGCTCGATGAGTACGAGCAGATCCCCTGGTGGGACTTTATCGAGGCAGACACGAAGTCGACCGAGTACCAAAACCTATTGGGCCGCGGGCTTACGCGCTCGCTGGTCGCCATGCAGGCCGAGAAGAGCAGCACCCGCACCGTCGGCGTGATTTACCTGCAACTGGTCTTCGGCGTGGCCGCGCCCTGGTTGGACGCCGACCGCCTGCTCGACGGGCCGACCAACGACGTGTGGATCGACCCGTGGGTGCAGTATTTGACGCAGTTAGGGGTTAATTTTTGCCCCGAGACCACCATCGAGGCGTTTGATTGCGACGGCGAGGAGATCACCGGCGTGCGGGCGAATGGACCCAACGGAACCTTTGAGGTGTCGGCCGACTATTATATCGCGGCCCTGCCGGTTGAGGCGATGATCGACCTGGTGACGCCCATCATGAAAGAGGGCGCGCCCTCGTTGGCCAACCTTGACCTGCTGGAGACCAGTTGGATGAACGGGATCCAATACTTCTTGGACCGCGACGTCCCCCTGGCCCACGGGCACGGGATTTTCATTCACTCGGAGTGGGCGCTCACGACCGTGTCGCAGGGACAGTTCTGGAAGGATGTCGACCTGTCGAGGTACGGCGACGGTCGTGTCGACGGCATCTTGTCGGTGTGTATCTCGGATTGGGACACGCCCGGGTTATTGTACGGCAAGCCTGCGTCGCAATGCTCCCCCCAGGAGATCAAAGATGAGGTCTGGGCGCAGCTCGAAGTCCATATCAACGACAGCGCCCGGCCGATTCTTCACGAAGCCAATATCCTGGACTGGCACCTCGACCCGGCGATTAGCTACCCCGACCCGGGCTCCCCGGACGCGGCGGTCAACGCCGAGCCCTTGCTGATCAATACGGTGGGGTCCTGGGAGCATCGCCCCGAGGCGGTTACGGGGTTGGATAATTTCTTCGTCGCCTCGGATTATGTGCGCACCAACACCGACCTGGCGACGATGGAAGGCGCCAATGAGTCGGCGCGTCGGGCGGTCAACGGGATCTTGGAGCGCGGCAATAGTCGGGAGCGGCGCTGTAAAATCTGG